Proteins found in one Limanda limanda chromosome 18, fLimLim1.1, whole genome shotgun sequence genomic segment:
- the LOC133024960 gene encoding gastrula zinc finger protein XlCGF28.1-like, whose amino-acid sequence MKENRADCGGPEPTRNSGPDARSQPGPQDKIEDSSETEEMCPADVQQLMVIKEEVPPEQQQWSPLVYQEDPEPPHIKEEQEDWWTNRDGQQLQGQEEADIKFTLTPVAVKSEEDEEKLKSSKLHPSETKENRVGCGEPEPARNSGPDARSQPGPQDKIEDSSETEDSKDDWMETREPQTGLNTRNNKQPRSDMGRKTEKKSLSCSECGKRFTQKGNLNIHMRSHTGEKPFSCSECVQRFTRKEGLNKHMRLHTEEKLFSCSECGKRFHLRSNLNTHMRRHTGDKPFSCSECGKRFNQRSNLNTHMRHHTGDKPFSCSECGKRFNQRSNLNTHMRSHTGEKPFSCSECVQIFTRKEGLNKHMRLHTGEKLFSCPECGKRFNSRSRLNTHMRRHTGEKPFSCSECVQRFTGKEGLKTHMRLHTGQKPLSCSECGKRFNQRSNLNTHMRIHTGEKPFS is encoded by the exons atgaaggagaacagagcagactgtggaggaccagaaccaaccaggaactcaggtcctgatgcaCGTTCACAACCAGGTCCTCAGGACAAGattgaagactcttctgagactgaagaaa tgtgtcctgcagacgtccagcaactgatggtgattaaagaagaggttccccctgagcagcagcagtggagcccccttgtgtaccaggaggacccagagcccccccacattaaagaggaacaggaggattgGTGGACCAATcgggatggacagcagcttcaaggacaggaggaggctgatatcaagttcacattgactcctgtcgctgtgaagagtgaagaagatgaagagaaacttaaatcgtcaaagcttcatccgagtgagacgaaggagaacagagtGGGCTGTGGAGAACCAGAACctgccaggaactcaggtcctgatgcaCGTTCACAACCAGGTCCTCAGGACAAGattgaagactcttctgagactgaagacagtaaggatgattggatggagaccagggaacctcagactggtttaaatactagaaataacaaacagcctcgaAGTGATATGGGacgtaagacagaaaaaaaatcgcttagttgctctgagtgtggtaaaagatttacccaAAAGGGCAATCTAAACatacatatgaggagtcatacaggagagaaaccatttagttgctctgagtgtgttcAAAGATTTACCCGAAAGGAGggtttaaataaacatatgaggcTTCATACAGAAGAGAAgctgtttagttgctctgagtgtggtaaaagatttcaCCTAAGgagcaatctaaatacacatatgaggcgTCATACAGGAGATAAACCattcagttgctctgagtgtggtaaaagatttaaccaaaggagcaatctaaatacacatatgaggcaTCATACAGGAGATAAACCattcagttgctctgagtgtggtaaaagatttaaccaaaggagcaatctaaatacacatatgaggagtcatacaggagagaaaccatttagttgctctgagtgtgttcAAATATTTACCCGAAAGGAGGGTCTTAATAAACATATGAGgcttcatacaggagagaagctgTTTAGTTGtcctgagtgtggtaaaagatttaacagtAGGAGccgtctaaatacacatatgaggcgTCATACcggagagaaaccatttagttgctctgagtgtgttcAAAGATTTACCGGAAAGGAGGGTCTAAAGACACATATGAGGCTTCATACAGGACAGAAACCGTtgagttgctctgagtgtggtaaaagatttaaccaaaggagcaatctaaatacacatatgaggattcatacaggagagaaaccgtttagttga